One Phocaeicola dorei genomic region harbors:
- a CDS encoding tetratricopeptide repeat protein, translating into MREEIIKLLDQYRLKEALFQMTGYATHTSDWQLKNELEALQTSYDLMLQYTSKGMKDPNKVEIYHKMLRTAYELTDRIHIAVQATQNYGAYYDTMRTFVQSPPHSYAELQMQLEAYTEDMATAPLIYTTEAKRNEEMDAMRKRHETAVDELFEKIWVSTRWSESEYAEAQILFNSLLIQVNDLSIMVSAVTMSLLQIFDIRKFMFLLNAYTHQDTMLNQRAIAGIALTCYYYEKRILQYPEAVSRINELNENTEFIKNLHHIQIQLLQSSRETRKIDKKMREEIIPEMMKNPKLNLEGLDEDAEDHNPEWEEWIDRSGITDKLRELGELQMSGADVYMSTFSQLKQFPFFRKISHWFYPFDPQYQDIAKLSLGNDEQKISLLNILMNSDVFCNSDKYSFCFTMLQMPESQRNLMQQQLNGQHEASEELKERLKEMSQSKARAEFVSRQYIHDLYRFFKLWSRRHEIHDIFEDTLDLWNKETLSQALLHKDYINKLADYLFTHDDLTEAGILYDKSIELYNRKNAELWQKAGFIYQKIGSYKKAIDYYLQSDLLIPDNAWNNRHLAQCYRKEGNYQQALEYYNKVEQVQPDNLNLTLQIGQCLMALERYDEALAYFFKVEYLDKKPQNARRAIGWCSFITGNHQQAKKYYDLLISEPKPIMEDWMNAGHVYYILNETEKSIEYYRKAQELCGSHDEFVRLYQIDKKDLIKQGANEVDLFILPDELI; encoded by the coding sequence ATGCGCGAAGAAATCATAAAACTATTAGACCAATATCGGTTAAAAGAAGCATTATTCCAAATGACAGGATATGCCACACATACTTCCGACTGGCAATTAAAGAATGAGCTAGAAGCCCTGCAAACGTCATACGACCTGATGCTGCAATATACTTCAAAAGGGATGAAAGATCCCAATAAGGTAGAAATATACCATAAAATGTTGCGCACGGCATACGAACTGACCGACCGTATCCATATAGCCGTACAGGCAACACAAAATTATGGAGCCTATTATGACACAATGCGCACTTTTGTCCAAAGCCCTCCCCACAGCTATGCCGAATTACAAATGCAATTGGAGGCATATACAGAAGATATGGCTACAGCCCCATTGATATATACCACCGAGGCCAAAAGAAATGAAGAAATGGATGCCATGAGAAAACGTCACGAAACAGCCGTAGACGAATTATTTGAAAAAATATGGGTATCCACCCGGTGGAGTGAATCGGAATATGCTGAAGCGCAAATTTTGTTCAACTCACTATTGATCCAAGTCAACGACCTTTCCATAATGGTCAGCGCCGTCACCATGAGCCTGCTGCAAATATTCGACATCCGCAAGTTCATGTTTCTATTGAACGCCTATACCCATCAGGATACCATGCTGAATCAGCGGGCTATTGCAGGGATCGCACTAACATGCTACTATTATGAAAAGCGTATCCTTCAATACCCTGAAGCCGTGTCGCGCATAAATGAACTGAATGAAAATACCGAGTTCATCAAAAACCTGCATCATATCCAGATTCAATTATTGCAATCTTCCCGTGAAACCCGAAAGATAGACAAGAAAATGCGTGAAGAAATCATTCCCGAAATGATGAAAAATCCCAAACTTAATTTGGAAGGACTGGATGAAGATGCCGAAGATCATAATCCGGAATGGGAAGAATGGATTGACCGTTCAGGCATTACCGATAAATTGCGCGAATTAGGTGAACTGCAAATGTCCGGGGCGGATGTGTATATGAGTACCTTTTCACAGCTGAAACAATTCCCGTTTTTCCGCAAAATTTCTCACTGGTTCTATCCTTTTGACCCCCAATATCAGGATATCGCCAAATTATCTCTCGGAAATGACGAACAAAAAATCTCTCTGCTCAACATTTTGATGAACTCGGATGTATTCTGCAATTCCGACAAATACTCTTTTTGTTTTACCATGTTACAAATGCCGGAAAGCCAAAGAAATCTCATGCAGCAACAATTGAACGGACAACATGAGGCTTCTGAAGAACTGAAAGAACGTTTAAAAGAAATGTCACAATCAAAAGCTCGCGCTGAATTCGTGAGCCGGCAATATATTCATGACCTCTACCGTTTCTTCAAATTATGGTCAAGAAGACATGAAATACATGACATTTTTGAGGACACTCTAGACTTATGGAATAAAGAAACATTGTCTCAAGCCTTGTTGCACAAAGATTATATCAACAAGCTGGCAGATTACCTATTCACACACGACGACCTGACAGAAGCCGGGATTCTCTATGATAAATCAATTGAATTATACAATCGTAAAAATGCTGAATTATGGCAGAAAGCAGGTTTCATTTATCAGAAAATCGGTTCCTATAAAAAAGCGATAGATTATTACCTGCAATCAGATCTGCTGATCCCTGATAACGCATGGAATAACCGCCATTTGGCACAATGTTATAGAAAAGAAGGAAACTACCAACAAGCTTTGGAATATTATAATAAGGTGGAACAAGTACAGCCTGACAATCTGAATCTGACGCTACAAATAGGACAATGCTTAATGGCACTGGAACGATACGATGAAGCACTGGCTTATTTTTTTAAAGTGGAATATCTGGATAAAAAACCACAGAATGCCCGACGCGCCATAGGATGGTGTTCCTTCATTACCGGCAACCATCAACAAGCCAAGAAATATTACGACTTGCTGATATCCGAGCCCAAACCCATTATGGAAGACTGGATGAATGCAGGACATGTGTATTATATCCTGAATGAAACAGAAAAATCAATAGAATATTATCGCAAAGCCCAGGAACTATGCGGCAGTCATGACGAGTTTGTCCGCCTTTACCAAATAGATAAGAAAGATTTGATAAAGCAAGGCGCCAATGAAGTAGACTTGTTTATACTTCCCGATGAATTAATTTAA
- a CDS encoding DUF418 domain-containing protein yields the protein METKAINTKLKGHARVDVADVLRGLAVMGIIILHSIEHFNFYSFPYTAGQSAWLNFSDKAIWSGLFFMFGGKAYAIFALLFGFSFFIQDDNQRLRGNDFRLRFCWRLILLFLIGNINASFFTAEVLVLYSLVGFILPLTCRLKDKWIFALACLLLIQPLPLYYVIRACFDPEFVTPAIPTRSFWNATFAVQSNGNFLETIRVNLWEGQLASLAWAWDHGRVFQTAALFLLGMLIGRKGLFLKEHLKVWNKVLAGSLVSFFPLYGLGNMLPDFITNKSILTPLSLIITSLSNFAFMLILVSGVVFAFYKTNLHDGLMKITPYGKMSLTNYITQSIVGSMLYYNWGFALHNQFGITASCLAGIVFFILQFSFCRWWMNHHSHGPMEYIWKRATWLK from the coding sequence ATGGAAACAAAAGCAATAAACACAAAATTGAAAGGACACGCACGTGTAGATGTAGCTGATGTGCTACGCGGACTGGCAGTGATGGGAATCATCATCCTGCACTCTATCGAACATTTTAATTTCTACTCATTTCCCTATACAGCCGGACAAAGTGCGTGGCTGAACTTCTCGGACAAAGCCATTTGGAGCGGGTTATTCTTCATGTTCGGCGGAAAAGCATACGCCATATTCGCTTTACTTTTCGGTTTTAGCTTTTTTATTCAAGATGACAACCAACGCCTACGGGGCAATGATTTCCGTCTACGTTTTTGTTGGCGGTTAATTCTTCTTTTCCTGATAGGTAATATCAATGCCAGTTTTTTCACAGCGGAAGTGCTGGTCCTTTATTCTTTAGTAGGTTTCATCCTGCCACTGACTTGCCGGCTGAAAGACAAATGGATATTTGCATTGGCATGTCTGCTATTAATCCAGCCATTGCCGCTTTATTATGTAATACGTGCCTGCTTCGATCCGGAATTTGTTACTCCGGCCATCCCCACCCGCAGCTTCTGGAATGCAACTTTTGCAGTGCAAAGCAATGGTAATTTTCTGGAAACCATCCGTGTCAATTTATGGGAAGGACAGTTGGCAAGCCTTGCCTGGGCCTGGGATCACGGACGGGTATTCCAAACAGCCGCCCTCTTCCTGCTCGGTATGCTGATAGGGCGCAAGGGACTTTTTTTGAAAGAGCACTTGAAGGTATGGAACAAGGTACTTGCAGGCTCACTCGTCTCATTTTTCCCTTTATATGGGTTGGGCAATATGCTACCAGACTTTATCACAAATAAATCCATTCTGACCCCTCTTTCACTAATCATCACCTCGCTTTCCAATTTTGCATTTATGCTGATTCTGGTATCCGGTGTCGTCTTCGCTTTTTACAAGACAAACTTACACGACGGATTAATGAAAATAACGCCATACGGAAAGATGAGCCTTACCAATTATATCACTCAAAGTATAGTAGGTTCTATGTTATACTACAACTGGGGATTTGCATTGCACAATCAGTTTGGTATCACAGCCAGCTGCCTGGCAGGAATAGTTTTCTTCATCTTGCAATTCTCTTTCTGCCGCTGGTGGATGAATCATCACTCTCACGGTCCGATGGAATATATATGGAAACGGGCAACTTGGTTGAAATAA
- the mfd gene encoding transcription-repair coupling factor codes for MDISELQRIYAGHPNTKGLAALLEDSSVRTIFLGGLYASAAALFVSSFLRENKQTFVFVLGDLEEAGYFYHDLTQVNGDEHILFFPSSYRRAVKYGQKDAANEILRTEVLSRLQKGDPLCVVTYPEALAEKVVSQKVLMDKTLKLGVGEHVDTEFITEVLSGYGFEHVDYVYEPGQYAVRGSIIDVFSFASEYPYRIDFFGDEVDSIRTFEVENQLSKEKKQSIAIVPELTNAADKSGVSFFEFISRETVLAMKDFLWVRERIQVVREEALSPQALAAYEGEKTELMNLELKLIDGAEFTVRALEFKRIEFGNKPTGTPQATLAFDTTVQPIFHKNFDLVSTSFTDYQKRGYTLYICTDSEKQAKRLKDIFEERGDHITFIPVNKTLHEGFTDNVLKSCFFTDHQIFDRFHKYNLRSDKARSGKVALTLKELSQFEPGDFVVHIDHGVGRFGGLVRIPNGNTTQEVIKLTYQNEDVVFVSIHSLHKISKYKGKEGETPRLNKLGTGAWEKMKERTKSKIKDIARDLIKLYSQRKQEKGFSYSPDSFMQHELEASFIYEDTPDQLKATQDAKADMESDRPMDRLVCGDVGFGKTEVAIRAAFKAVTDNKQVAVLVPTTVLAYQHFQTFSERLKDFPCKVDYLSRARSTKDVSRIVKELADGKINILIGTHKIIGKSVKFKDLGLLIIDEEQKFGVSVKEKLRQMKVNVDTLTMTATPIPRTLQFSLMGARDLSVIQTPPPNRYPIQTEVHTFNEDIITEAINFEMSRNGQVFFVNNRIQNLVELEAMIKRNIPDCRVCIGHGQMEPEKLEKIIFDFVNYDYDVLLATTIIESGIDIPNANTIIINQAQNFGLSDLHQMRGRVGRSNKKAFCYLLAPPLTSLTPEAKRRLQAIENFSDLGSGIHIAMQDLDIRGAGNMLGAEQSGFIADLGYETYQKILAEAVKELKEDEFADLYAEELQAAGEEKISGENFVDECQVESDLELLFPNEYIPSSSERMLLYRELDGLELDKDLLAFKARLEDRFGKVPPEGLELLRIVPLRRLAKRLGVEKVFLKAGRMTLFFISNQESPYYQSAAFGKVIDYMSKNPRYCNLREQNGKRSMVVKNVETVETAVGILQEMVSL; via the coding sequence ATGGATATTTCGGAATTGCAACGTATTTATGCTGGTCATCCTAACACTAAGGGACTGGCTGCGTTATTGGAAGATTCCTCAGTGAGGACTATTTTCCTGGGAGGATTATATGCTTCTGCGGCAGCTTTATTTGTTTCCTCCTTTCTTAGAGAGAATAAACAGACATTTGTATTTGTACTGGGTGACTTGGAGGAAGCGGGTTACTTTTATCATGACCTGACACAGGTGAACGGTGATGAGCATATTTTGTTCTTTCCATCCTCGTATCGTCGGGCTGTTAAATATGGGCAGAAAGATGCAGCCAATGAGATCCTGCGTACGGAAGTGTTGAGCCGTTTACAGAAAGGCGATCCGCTATGTGTGGTGACTTATCCTGAAGCGTTGGCGGAGAAAGTGGTATCACAAAAGGTACTGATGGACAAGACGTTAAAACTTGGTGTGGGTGAGCATGTGGACACAGAGTTTATCACGGAAGTGCTGTCCGGTTACGGATTCGAGCATGTAGATTATGTTTATGAACCGGGGCAATATGCTGTACGCGGTAGTATTATTGACGTCTTCTCTTTTGCTTCCGAGTATCCTTACCGTATTGACTTTTTTGGTGACGAGGTAGACAGCATCCGTACTTTTGAAGTGGAAAACCAGCTTTCGAAAGAGAAGAAACAGAGCATTGCCATCGTGCCCGAGCTGACGAATGCCGCCGACAAGAGCGGGGTGTCTTTCTTTGAATTCATTTCTCGGGAAACAGTTCTGGCAATGAAAGATTTTCTTTGGGTACGTGAAAGAATACAGGTAGTACGGGAGGAGGCACTCTCTCCTCAGGCGCTTGCCGCATACGAGGGAGAGAAGACGGAACTGATGAATTTGGAACTGAAGCTGATAGACGGGGCGGAATTTACAGTACGGGCTTTGGAATTCAAACGGATTGAATTTGGTAACAAACCTACAGGAACTCCACAGGCTACGTTGGCTTTCGATACGACAGTCCAGCCTATTTTTCATAAGAATTTTGATTTGGTAAGCACTTCATTCACTGATTATCAGAAACGAGGTTACACCTTATATATATGTACCGATAGTGAGAAGCAGGCAAAGCGTCTGAAAGATATCTTTGAGGAGCGTGGTGATCATATCACGTTCATTCCGGTCAACAAGACTTTACATGAGGGCTTTACAGATAATGTATTGAAAAGCTGCTTTTTTACAGACCATCAGATTTTTGACCGTTTCCATAAATACAATCTTCGTAGCGACAAGGCGCGTAGCGGTAAGGTGGCGTTGACCTTAAAAGAGTTGAGCCAGTTTGAGCCGGGTGACTTTGTGGTACATATAGATCATGGTGTAGGTCGTTTTGGCGGTTTGGTACGCATTCCGAATGGAAATACCACTCAGGAAGTGATTAAACTTACTTATCAGAATGAGGATGTGGTATTTGTTTCCATTCATTCCCTGCATAAAATATCCAAGTATAAAGGGAAGGAGGGAGAAACTCCCCGCCTGAACAAATTGGGAACCGGTGCGTGGGAAAAAATGAAAGAGCGTACCAAGAGTAAAATCAAAGATATAGCTCGTGATCTGATCAAACTGTATTCGCAACGTAAACAGGAAAAAGGATTTTCGTATAGTCCCGACAGTTTTATGCAACATGAATTAGAGGCAAGCTTTATCTATGAGGATACCCCCGATCAGTTGAAGGCGACCCAAGATGCCAAAGCCGATATGGAGAGCGATCGCCCTATGGACCGTTTAGTGTGTGGTGATGTGGGATTCGGAAAGACCGAAGTAGCGATTCGTGCCGCTTTCAAAGCTGTGACAGATAACAAACAGGTGGCTGTGCTGGTTCCCACTACGGTTTTAGCTTATCAGCACTTTCAGACTTTTAGCGAACGGTTGAAAGATTTTCCATGTAAGGTGGATTATTTGAGCCGTGCCCGCAGTACGAAAGATGTTTCCAGAATAGTGAAAGAACTGGCGGATGGAAAAATAAATATTTTGATCGGTACACATAAAATCATCGGTAAAAGCGTTAAGTTCAAAGATTTAGGATTGCTGATCATTGATGAGGAACAGAAGTTCGGAGTAAGTGTGAAAGAGAAGTTGCGTCAGATGAAAGTGAATGTGGATACACTTACTATGACCGCTACCCCCATCCCCCGTACTTTGCAGTTCTCGTTAATGGGCGCCCGTGATCTTTCTGTTATTCAGACTCCGCCTCCCAACCGTTATCCCATTCAGACAGAGGTGCATACCTTTAATGAAGATATCATAACGGAAGCGATCAATTTTGAAATGAGCCGTAACGGACAGGTATTCTTTGTCAATAACCGCATACAGAATCTGGTAGAATTGGAAGCCATGATCAAGCGGAATATACCCGATTGCCGTGTCTGCATAGGTCATGGACAGATGGAGCCCGAAAAGCTGGAAAAGATTATTTTCGACTTTGTGAACTATGATTATGATGTGCTGCTGGCAACCACCATTATCGAGAGTGGCATTGACATACCGAATGCCAATACGATTATCATCAACCAGGCGCAGAATTTTGGCTTGAGTGATTTGCACCAGATGCGTGGACGTGTGGGAAGAAGCAATAAAAAAGCATTCTGTTATTTGTTGGCGCCTCCGTTGACTTCACTGACTCCTGAGGCAAAGCGTCGTCTTCAAGCCATTGAAAATTTCAGTGATCTGGGCAGCGGTATTCATATAGCCATGCAGGATTTGGATATCCGTGGAGCAGGAAATATGCTGGGGGCGGAGCAGAGTGGTTTCATTGCCGATTTGGGCTATGAAACTTATCAGAAGATATTGGCTGAAGCGGTGAAGGAATTGAAAGAGGATGAGTTTGCCGATCTTTACGCAGAGGAGTTGCAGGCAGCGGGAGAAGAGAAAATCAGTGGCGAGAACTTTGTGGATGAATGTCAGGTGGAAAGTGATTTGGAATTGCTTTTCCCTAATGAGTATATCCCCAGCAGCAGCGAACGTATGTTGCTTTATCGTGAACTGGACGGATTGGAATTGGATAAGGACCTGCTCGCTTTCAAGGCACGGTTGGAGGACCGTTTCGGAAAGGTTCCTCCCGAAGGGCTGGAACTTCTGCGTATCGTACCTTTGCGCAGATTGGCTAAACGGTTGGGGGTGGAAAAAGTATTCTTGAAAGCCGGACGAATGACTTTGTTCTTTATCAGTAATCAGGAAAGTCCTTATTATCAAAGTGCGGCTTTTGGCAAGGTGATTGATTACATGAGCAAGAATCCGCGTTACTGCAATTTGCGTGAGCAGAACGGCAAGCGTAGTATGGTAGTCAAGAATGTGGAAACGGTAGAGACTGCGGTAGGTATTCTGCAGGAGATGGTGAGTCTGTGA
- a CDS encoding energy transducer TonB has product MEVKKTRRADLEKGKSRWLFMGLIVTLSFMFVSFEWTERNVTYTISDLVSDPDFFEELVPVTYNQDKPLLPPPPPAAVNPEELNIVDNQSTETETDIAASDPTDAPVIIPIPVEVPEEVVEENVEFVVVEEMPVFRNGNADLMRYLSENIKYPTVSAEQGVQGKVVVQFIVGVHGEILNPVVVKSVDPYLDKEAIRVISSMPKWKPGKQRGKAVRVKYTVPVVFRLQS; this is encoded by the coding sequence ATGGAAGTGAAAAAAACACGAAGAGCCGACCTTGAAAAGGGCAAGTCCCGTTGGCTGTTCATGGGTCTCATTGTGACGCTGTCGTTTATGTTTGTTTCGTTCGAATGGACTGAACGTAATGTAACTTACACGATCAGTGATCTAGTCAGTGACCCGGATTTCTTTGAAGAATTAGTTCCTGTAACCTACAATCAGGATAAACCTCTGCTACCACCGCCTCCGCCGGCTGCCGTCAATCCGGAAGAGCTCAATATAGTGGATAATCAATCGACGGAAACAGAAACCGATATTGCCGCTTCGGACCCTACGGATGCTCCTGTTATCATACCGATTCCCGTTGAAGTACCCGAAGAAGTAGTGGAAGAAAATGTGGAATTTGTGGTGGTGGAAGAAATGCCGGTATTTCGTAATGGTAATGCTGATTTGATGAGGTATCTGAGCGAAAACATCAAATATCCTACCGTCAGTGCCGAGCAGGGAGTTCAAGGTAAGGTTGTGGTACAGTTTATTGTGGGTGTTCATGGCGAGATTCTGAATCCGGTAGTGGTGAAGAGCGTGGATCCGTATCTGGACAAGGAAGCAATCCGCGTGATCAGTTCCATGCCAAAATGGAAGCCCGGCAAGCAAAGAGGAAAAGCAGTGAGGGTGAAATACACTGTTCCTGTAGTCTTCAGACTGCAAAGTTAA
- a CDS encoding acyl carrier protein, giving the protein MKEEIVKIIADILEVDVCDIEMDTAVGDLPEWDSMHHLQIIAELEKVYNIKFNASDLAELEDVSDLISLVEEMKEA; this is encoded by the coding sequence ATGAAAGAAGAAATAGTAAAGATTATAGCTGATATTTTAGAAGTAGATGTTTGTGATATTGAGATGGATACCGCAGTAGGTGACCTTCCGGAGTGGGATTCTATGCATCATCTTCAGATTATTGCGGAATTAGAGAAAGTCTATAATATAAAATTCAACGCATCAGATTTAGCAGAATTGGAGGACGTTTCTGATCTAATATCCTTGGTGGAGGAAATGAAAGAAGCTTAA
- a CDS encoding class I adenylate-forming enzyme family protein, whose protein sequence is MLSIEQRIWQQATLHPDKLAVKSGKDTATYSELVSRIIAAKVFFQSLPDYTAGNTVILAAGKQIEFLYAYFGAHLAGLIVTPIDVETNPTRFEYIADVIKPFCIIGFDKQETSLTKISLKEFKEMPVDYSKQSTDFPDNEEVADILFTTGTTGVPKGVPLTYKNEAAAALNINAYIGNTSDDIELLALPVSHSFGLGRVRCCLSNGQTLHLLGSFVNVKRIYRTIEEENITGFTMVPASWKFLQKMSGDQLGHYGKQLRYIEMGSAYISEDDKRHLAHLLPTTRITMHYGLTEASRSAFMEFHADSDKLSTVGKASPNTDIQIFNDQGQVLPCGEEGEICIKGDHVTKGYLNTNPTSSFYSEGYFRTGDSGTIDSDGYISIKARIKELINVGGKKVAPTEVDEQILKIAGVKDCACVGTRDPEGILGEVVKAFVVKGNNELTFDFITKQLSGKLEAYKIPVIYEWIDCIPKTSNGKIQRNLLKND, encoded by the coding sequence ATGCTTAGTATAGAACAAAGAATATGGCAACAAGCAACCTTACATCCTGATAAGTTAGCCGTGAAGAGTGGAAAAGACACTGCGACATATAGTGAATTGGTATCACGGATTATTGCAGCAAAAGTTTTTTTTCAGTCACTTCCTGATTATACGGCAGGGAATACAGTCATACTTGCAGCAGGTAAACAAATAGAGTTTTTATATGCTTATTTTGGTGCTCATTTAGCCGGATTGATTGTAACCCCGATTGATGTAGAAACGAACCCCACCCGTTTTGAATATATCGCTGATGTTATTAAACCATTTTGTATCATTGGGTTTGATAAACAAGAAACTTCTCTTACAAAGATATCTTTAAAGGAATTCAAGGAAATGCCGGTTGATTATTCTAAACAGTCAACTGATTTTCCTGACAATGAAGAAGTGGCGGATATTTTATTTACTACGGGGACAACAGGTGTTCCTAAAGGAGTTCCGCTTACCTATAAGAATGAGGCTGCTGCAGCTCTAAACATCAACGCTTACATAGGTAATACATCCGATGATATAGAATTGTTAGCTTTACCGGTAAGTCATTCATTTGGACTTGGTAGAGTCAGGTGTTGTCTGTCCAATGGTCAGACATTACATTTGTTGGGTTCATTTGTAAATGTCAAGCGTATATACCGGACGATAGAAGAAGAGAATATCACCGGATTTACCATGGTTCCCGCATCATGGAAATTTCTTCAAAAGATGTCTGGCGATCAATTGGGCCATTATGGCAAACAACTAAGATATATAGAAATGGGCAGTGCCTATATCTCGGAAGATGACAAACGGCATCTGGCCCACCTTCTTCCCACCACTCGTATTACCATGCATTATGGATTGACAGAAGCGTCCAGAAGTGCTTTTATGGAGTTTCATGCCGATAGCGACAAATTGTCAACAGTAGGTAAAGCTTCCCCGAATACTGATATACAAATATTTAATGATCAGGGACAGGTTTTGCCTTGTGGAGAAGAAGGTGAAATTTGCATTAAGGGAGACCATGTAACCAAAGGGTATCTTAATACGAATCCTACATCATCTTTCTATTCTGAGGGTTATTTCCGTACAGGAGATAGTGGAACGATTGATTCTGACGGATACATATCAATAAAGGCACGAATCAAAGAACTTATAAATGTAGGAGGCAAAAAGGTCGCTCCTACAGAAGTTGACGAGCAAATACTTAAGATAGCCGGAGTGAAAGATTGTGCTTGTGTAGGTACAAGAGATCCGGAAGGAATATTGGGTGAAGTGGTGAAAGCATTTGTAGTTAAGGGTAATAATGAACTTACCTTTGATTTCATCACGAAGCAACTTTCAGGTAAACTTGAAGCCTATAAAATACCTGTAATCTATGAATGGATAGATTGTATACCGAAAACCTCTAATGGTAAGATTCAACGGAATTTATTGAAGAATGATTGA
- a CDS encoding Coenzyme F420 hydrogenase/dehydrogenase, beta subunit C-terminal domain: MIDIKDKKDCCGCNACGDICNQGAISFKTDEEGFWYPVVDTVLCTDCHLCERVCPILNLEKAKKHGQQYPKVYGGFHKNVTIRFDSTSGGVFSALANHIYKQNGYVSGAVFNDDWSVSNYISNNKRDLPRLRSSKYVQSNAEGLYRKIKKLLVAGEKVLACGSPCQMAALRTYLVRDYENLIIVDFLCRATNSPKAYRKYLDYLEETHGGKIIYIKAKNKDHGWRSLARKVVFDNGKVYYGEGHEDHYRRGYHGNYFERPSCYDCKFKGIPRISDITMGDFWGIDKIDPSLDHNLGTSMILANTDKGIKFVETIRSKMELKEFTLENVLLGNRGPVMGNCCTEPKNLNRVAMFREMDTLRFDELAAKYFPEEKHGVGKKTLLKKSIKYLLKSMIHPCHFIRNLLWKLNCHVSGKINVYAHCAIDLHKGAKIKINNGILNIGVKKNRKSKAETRLFMDTNARLNIKGSRSFMYNSDIQVFKDAELSFGSGNCNSGLQIVCAEKISIGKETYIGRDVWIRDNNGGHTIVQAGYTNSAPVIIGDFCWIGSNVVIMKGVTIGEGSVIAANSVVTSNIPPHSLASGNPAQVISENITWVH; encoded by the coding sequence ATGATTGATATAAAAGACAAAAAAGATTGTTGCGGATGCAATGCTTGCGGAGATATTTGCAATCAGGGAGCAATCAGTTTCAAGACAGATGAAGAAGGCTTTTGGTATCCTGTGGTAGATACCGTCCTGTGTACGGATTGTCATCTTTGTGAGCGCGTTTGTCCGATTCTTAATTTGGAAAAAGCAAAAAAGCACGGACAGCAATATCCCAAAGTGTATGGTGGCTTTCATAAAAATGTAACCATACGTTTTGATTCCACATCAGGAGGAGTCTTTTCGGCTTTGGCTAATCATATTTATAAGCAGAACGGCTATGTTTCCGGAGCAGTCTTTAATGATGACTGGTCTGTATCCAATTATATATCCAATAACAAGCGGGATTTACCCCGGTTACGTTCCAGCAAATATGTTCAGAGTAATGCGGAAGGTTTGTATAGGAAAATTAAAAAACTGCTTGTAGCGGGCGAGAAGGTCTTGGCATGTGGATCTCCTTGCCAAATGGCTGCATTGCGGACCTATCTGGTAAGAGATTACGAAAATTTGATAATTGTAGATTTCCTATGCCGGGCTACAAATTCACCAAAGGCTTATCGCAAATATCTTGATTATCTGGAAGAAACGCATGGAGGAAAAATCATTTATATCAAAGCCAAGAACAAAGATCATGGTTGGCGGTCATTAGCACGCAAAGTGGTGTTTGATAATGGGAAAGTGTATTATGGTGAAGGTCATGAAGACCATTATCGTAGAGGATATCACGGCAATTATTTTGAACGGCCTTCATGCTATGACTGCAAGTTTAAAGGCATTCCTAGAATTTCAGACATTACAATGGGTGATTTTTGGGGAATTGATAAGATTGACCCCTCATTAGATCATAATTTGGGGACATCCATGATACTGGCTAATACAGACAAAGGCATAAAATTCGTTGAAACTATTCGCTCGAAAATGGAGTTGAAAGAGTTCACTCTTGAAAATGTGCTTTTAGGAAACCGTGGACCTGTCATGGGAAATTGTTGTACAGAGCCTAAGAATCTTAACCGGGTTGCTATGTTTCGTGAAATGGATACACTAAGGTTTGATGAACTGGCTGCCAAGTATTTTCCGGAAGAAAAACATGGCGTTGGCAAAAAAACTCTTTTAAAGAAGTCCATTAAGTATCTGTTGAAAAGCATGATACATCCATGCCATTTTATTAGAAATCTTTTGTGGAAACTTAACTGCCACGTGTCGGGAAAAATTAATGTGTATGCTCATTGTGCCATTGATTTGCATAAAGGTGCAAAAATAAAAATCAATAACGGTATATTAAATATAGGAGTAAAAAAGAATAGAAAGTCCAAGGCCGAGACACGGTTATTCATGGATACCAATGCAAGATTGAATATCAAAGGTTCTCGTAGTTTTATGTATAATTCCGATATTCAGGTTTTTAAAGACGCTGAATTGTCCTTTGGTTCCGGTAATTGCAATAGTGGTTTACAGATAGTGTGTGCTGAAAAAATATCCATTGGTAAGGAAACTTATATAGGAAGGGATGTCTGGATTCGTGATAATAATGGTGGCCATACTATTGTGCAGGCAGGGTACACAAACTCCGCTCCTGTAATTATTGGTGATTTTTGTTGGATAGGTTCCAATGTTGTTATAATGAAAGGCGTGACTATTGGCGAAGGCTCAGTTATAGCTGCCAATAGTGTGGTTACGTCTAACATTCCTCCGCATAGCTTGGCTTCAGGAAACCCGGCGCAGGTTATATCAGAAAATATTACTTGGGTACATTGA